In Nitrospira defluvii, the genomic stretch CACCTATCTGGACCGGCAATCGCGTCCCTATGAGATTCTCGTAGTCGACGACGGCAGTGACGATGGTACCGCACCGGCAGTTGAACAGACCGCTCACCGCTGTCCACACGTACGGCTGATCCAACTCACGTGCAACAGGGGCAAAGGCGCTGCGGTTCGACGCGGCATGCAGGCGGCGCGCGGCGAGCTGCAATTGTTTGCGGATGCGGACGGGGCAACCCCTATTCAAGAATTGGGTCGATTAGAGGCGGCCATCGCGGCAGGCGCGGACCTCGCCATTGGCTCGCGGGCCCTGGCATCTCACAACCCGGCCTTCACCGTGCAGGCGCGATGGCATCGCAGTCTCCTCGGCAGCATCTTCAACCATGTGGTGCGCCGCCTGGGTGAGCCCCAATTTGCCGATACCCAATGTGGATTCAAGCTGTTCCGGCAACCGATCGCTCAGGACCTGTTTTCAGTCTCCTGTGTCGATGGCTACGCCTTCGACCTGGAATTGCTTCACATCGCCAGCCGGCGGAACTACCGAATTGCCGAAGTGCCGATCAATTGGGCCGACCAACCAGGCTCGAAAGTCCGTCCATGGCGGGACGGCTCCGTCATGCTCAGGGAACTTCTCGCGATCCGAAGGCGCGAGGCTCAAGGCCTCTACCAGCCCCGCTGCCGTCCCACACCCGGCGGTGTAGAGCCGGACCTAGCAACAATCGAACC encodes the following:
- a CDS encoding dolichyl-phosphate beta-glucosyltransferase; the encoded protein is MTPCSTQAPYLSIIIPAYNEARRLPLFLRQVLTYLDRQSRPYEILVVDDGSDDGTAPAVEQTAHRCPHVRLIQLTCNRGKGAAVRRGMQAARGELQLFADADGATPIQELGRLEAAIAAGADLAIGSRALASHNPAFTVQARWHRSLLGSIFNHVVRRLGEPQFADTQCGFKLFRQPIAQDLFSVSCVDGYAFDLELLHIASRRNYRIAEVPINWADQPGSKVRPWRDGSVMLRELLAIRRREAQGLYQPRCRPTPGGVEPDLATIEPTHS